The following coding sequences lie in one Lolium perenne isolate Kyuss_39 chromosome 2, Kyuss_2.0, whole genome shotgun sequence genomic window:
- the LOC127333738 gene encoding cell division cycle 20.2, cofactor of APC complex: MDAGSHLISSEKTRAAAVQRQPLQEAGFRPYMPSLSTAPRNPSAKCYGDRFIPDRSAMDMDMAHYLLTEPRKNQENTEVVSPSKEAYRRLLREKLLNNRTRILAFRNKPPEPENVSAADAVSSHQAKPAKQRRYIPQSAERTLDAPDLVDDYYLNLMDWGSSNLLSIALGDTMYLWDASNGSTSQLVTVDEDSGPITSVSWAPDGRHLAIGLNSSDIQLWDTSSSRLLRTLKGVHESRVGSLAWNNNILTTGVMDGRIVNNDVRIRDHAVQTYHGHSQEVCGLKWSGSGQQLASGGNDNLLHIWDVSMASSMPSAGRNQWLHRLEDHTAAVKALAWCPFQSNLLASGGGGSDRCIKFWNTHTGACLNSVDTGSQVCSLLWNKNERELLSSHGFTKNQLILWKYPSMVKMAELTGHTSRVLFMAQSPDGCTVASAAADETLRFWKVFGTPEVAKPAPKASHTGMFNSFNHIR, translated from the exons ATGGACGCAGGCTCCCACTtgatctcgtcggagaagacccgcgccgccgccgtgcaGCGGCAGCCGCTCCAGGAGGCCGGCTTCCGCCCCTACATGCCATCGCTCAGCACCGCCCCGCGCAACCCGTCGGCCAAGTGCTAC GGAGACAGGTTCATCCCTGACCGGTCAGCGATGGACATGGACATGGCGCACTACCTGCTCACGGAGCCCAGGAAGAATCAGGAGAACACGGAGGTGGTGTCCCCGTCCAAGGAGGCGTACCGGAGGCTTCTCAGGGAGAAGCTGCTCAACAACCGGACGCGGATCCTCGCCTTCAGGAACAAGCCGCCGGAGCCCGAGAACGTCTCGGCTGCCGACGCGGTTTCTTCTCACCAGGCCAAGCCGGCCAAGCAGAGGCGGTACATACCCCAG TCTGCCGAGAGGACTCTGGATGCACCGGACCTCGTCGACGACTACTACCTCAACCTGATGGACTGGGGGAGCAGCAACTTGTTGTCCATTGCGCTGGGCGACACCATGTACCTGTGGGATGCCTCCAATGGATCCACATCTCAGCTTGTGACAGTTGACGAGGACAGCGGCCCCATCACCAGCGTCAGCTGGGCTCCTGATGGCCGCCACCTCGCCATTGGGCTCAACTCGTCTGACATCCAGCTCTGGGACACCAGCTCCAGCCGACTG TTGAGAACTCTCAAGGGTGTGCATGAATCGAGGGTCGGTTCGCTGGCATGGAACAACAACATTCTGACCACCGGCGTCATGGATGGTAGGATTGTGAACAATGATGTGCGGATCAGGGACCATGCCGTGCAGACGTACCATGGGCACAGCCAGGAGGTGTGCGGGCTCAAGTGGTCTGGGTCTGGCCAGCAGCTGGCCAGTGGGGGTAATGACAACCTTCTACACATCTGGGATGTGTCGATGGCATCGTCTATGCCATCTGCGGGCCGCAACCAGTGGCTGCACAGGCTTGAGGACCACACGGCCGCTGTGAAGGCGCTCGCATGGTGCCCATTCCAGAGCAACCTGCTGGcaagtggcggtggtggtagtgaTCGGTGCATCAAGTTCTGGAACACACACACAGGTGCTTGCCTCAACTCTGTGGATACCGGATCACAGGTGTGCTCTCTTCTATGGAACAAGAACGAGAGAGAGCTGCTGAGTTCGCATGGATTCACAAAGAACCAACTGATATTGTGGAAGTACCCTTCGATGGTCAAGATGGCTGAACTCACTGGACATACCTCACGTGTCCTTTTCATGGCTCAG AGCCCTGATGGTTGCACGGTAGCATCAGCAGCTGCGGATGAGACCCTCCGCTTCTGGAAAGTGTTCGGCACTCCTGAAGTAGCAAAGCCCGCACCCAAGGCTTCCCACACTGGGATGTTCAACAGCTTCAACCATATCAGATGA